The DNA window TACTCGATCAGGATCAAAGATCACGATGTCGGCAAAGTACCCTTCCTTTAAGCATCCTCTCCCGTAAAGGCCAAATTTTCTCGCAGTGATGGAAGTCATTTTTTCAACTGCTTGCTCTAGGGTTAGTACCTTTTCCTCTCTTACATACTTTCCAAGAATGCGTGGAAAAGTGCCGTAAGAGCGGGGATGGGGTTTATCTTTGCCCAAAACGCCGTAGGGAGCCCTCGCCCAACCATCCGAACCGACAACCACAAGGGGATGCCGGATGATCCTTCTGAAATTGTCTTCGTTTAGGGAGAAATTGATCATCCATACCTGGTTTTCCTCATCAATGAGTAAATCCCTTACGAAGATGAAAGGTTCTTTATTTGATTCTTTTGCAGCTTGGGCTATGCTCTTCCCCACTAGATGTCTATTCCTTTTGCTTGCCACTGAAGAAATTATCACGTTTTCCCATGAACCTATCTTATCTTCTCCAGCTTTAAAAAATGATCGTAAGAGTCCCTCGTAGGCTGGATCTTTAAGGTGGGCTAAAAACTCTTGAACTGAACCTTGCTGAACTGATGGAGGCATCAGTGTGCTAAGGAGTGTTGATGTAGCAGTGTAAGGGTACCTGTCGGCGAGAACCTCCATACCTGAGGATTTTTCTTCGGAAATTCGTGATAAAACCCAGTGAATCTTAGACCAGTTTCGCGGATATGCCAATTTTAAATGGGAAATCTGAAGACTGACCATGCTTTCCCGGGCTATCTCAAAGGTTTCTTCGATGGCTTCGGTTAAGAAGTCTGATTCATTTCGTATATGGCTGCTGTAAACACCACCGAAGGCAGACACTTCTCTGCAGAGTTCAATAAGTTCTTGTTTGTCGGCGAAACAACCGGGTACATATATGAGACCTGAGGATAAGCCAAAAGCACCTTTATCCAAGCATTCCCTTAGGATTGACTTCATCTCCGACATTTCATCTTTGCTTGGAGGTCTTGCATAATTACCCATAACGCAAGATCTCAGGGTGCTGTGGCCTAGGAGAGTGGCGTAGTTTAAAGAAATACCCCTGAATTCCAGCAAGTCGAAAAATTCTTCCATTGTGCGCCAGGTAATTGTAACACCATATAGGTTGTCGCAATAGTGATGTTTTTCCTCAAAATTTCTGAACGAGAGGGGAAACAATGTAAATCCACAGTTACCCGCGATTTCTGTTGTAACCCCCTGGCGTATTTTGCTTTCGGCTCGAGGATTCACAATCAGTTCCACATCCGTATGACTGTGTGGGTCTATAAAGCCAGGTGCCACTACCATGTGACTAGCATCTATGACTAACTCCGCTTTGTACTCAGGGATATCCTTTTCAATTAGAACTATGCGATCGTGTTCGATGGCTATGTCTTTCGTTTGACCCTGGTTGCCAAGACCATCTATGACCAGACCGTTTTTGATAATTATTTGGTAATCTCGCTTCATAAATTAACCGTACCACACTGAAATTTCCTAGGCAAGATTTTAAGGGAAGCTATCCATGAATAATCCTTGAAATGCTCTGTGAATACGGATATCTATAAGTTTTGAAGTTTGTGAAAGGCGTGTGAGCTTTTAAAAAGATATGTTTTTTCTTATACTTGTGACTTTTTTTATCGTGTATAGCATTATGCACGTGTACTTTTATATCAATTTATCAAGAGTTTTTTCTCTGGAATTAAAAGTGAAATTTGCACTCCTACTTTTTTTATTTACAATGGTTGTATCCCCGTTATTACTCACTAAAGCAGGGCCCCTCTTTTCTGAAACTATATCAGTGCTTTTGTTATATATATGTTATGTTTGGATGGGATTCATCTTCTTGTATGTGTGTATGAATTTACCTTTAGAATTTTATCGAAGCCTCAGCAAATTAAAACGATGGAATTCTTTATGTAGAATGGAGATTTGCTCAAAAAGAAATACCTTTTTTATGACATTATTTTTTTCTCTTGTACTAACATTTTACGGATACATTGAGGCACGGAATCCTGTCATTGAGAGATTTGAGATAAGGGATTCAAAGGTAATGCATAATTTTTTCCGTATTGTACAAATTTCTGATCTTCACGCTGGCGTGATGACCGATAAAAAGAGATTAGA is part of the Syntrophales bacterium genome and encodes:
- a CDS encoding D-aminoacylase, with amino-acid sequence MKRDYQIIIKNGLVIDGLGNQGQTKDIAIEHDRIVLIEKDIPEYKAELVIDASHMVVAPGFIDPHSHTDVELIVNPRAESKIRQGVTTEIAGNCGFTLFPLSFRNFEEKHHYCDNLYGVTITWRTMEEFFDLLEFRGISLNYATLLGHSTLRSCVMGNYARPPSKDEMSEMKSILRECLDKGAFGLSSGLIYVPGCFADKQELIELCREVSAFGGVYSSHIRNESDFLTEAIEETFEIARESMVSLQISHLKLAYPRNWSKIHWVLSRISEEKSSGMEVLADRYPYTATSTLLSTLMPPSVQQGSVQEFLAHLKDPAYEGLLRSFFKAGEDKIGSWENVIISSVASKRNRHLVGKSIAQAAKESNKEPFIFVRDLLIDEENQVWMINFSLNEDNFRRIIRHPLVVVGSDGWARAPYGVLGKDKPHPRSYGTFPRILGKYVREEKVLTLEQAVEKMTSITARKFGLYGRGCLKEGYFADIVIFDPDRVIDRATWTNPHCYPEGIPYVIVNGIPVIYEGEHTGNLPGRVLRKNLLFCL